A genomic window from Flavobacterium johnsoniae includes:
- a CDS encoding MFS transporter yields MIAKLNERKSYPWIVVGLLWFVALLNYLDRQMLSTMKSAMMDDIPELAKAENFGLLMAVFLWIYALMSPVSGIIADRFNRKRIIIGSLFIWSGVTMAMGYATTFNQIYILRGIMGFSEAFYIPAALSLIADYHQEKTRSFAIAIHTTGIYLGQALGGFGATISKYFSWHFSFHSVGLFGVLYSLILIFFIQEKKTYFLDPTKKSSLRNEFKQMFKGLGILFGNISFWVLLFYFSAPSLPGWAAKNWLPTLFTETLHLDMSMAGPIATVTISMSSFFGVLIGGAISDRWVMKHIKGRIYTSAIGLFLTIPALFLFGYCCDITAIVFGAVLFGLGFGIYDTNNMPILCQFVAPRYRATGYGIMNFAGISAGAVITEFLGKAADNGGMRHVFVLLLFVVLTAIVLQLVSLHPKTIDMKEDNEV; encoded by the coding sequence ATGATTGCAAAATTGAATGAAAGAAAATCCTATCCATGGATTGTTGTTGGCCTGCTATGGTTTGTTGCTTTATTGAATTATTTAGACCGACAAATGCTTTCCACTATGAAATCAGCGATGATGGATGACATTCCTGAATTGGCTAAAGCTGAAAATTTCGGTCTTTTGATGGCTGTTTTCCTTTGGATTTATGCGCTAATGAGCCCTGTTTCTGGAATTATTGCGGATCGGTTTAACCGAAAAAGAATCATCATAGGCAGTCTTTTTATCTGGTCTGGAGTGACTATGGCAATGGGTTATGCCACAACTTTCAATCAGATATATATTCTGCGCGGTATTATGGGTTTTAGCGAAGCCTTTTACATTCCTGCTGCCTTATCCTTAATTGCAGATTACCATCAGGAAAAAACGCGCTCTTTTGCAATTGCAATTCATACCACTGGAATTTATTTAGGACAAGCACTCGGCGGTTTTGGTGCCACTATTTCTAAGTATTTTTCCTGGCATTTCAGCTTTCACTCCGTAGGTTTATTCGGTGTACTTTACAGTTTAATACTTATATTTTTTATACAAGAAAAGAAAACTTATTTCTTAGATCCCACAAAGAAATCATCTTTACGCAATGAATTCAAACAGATGTTTAAAGGATTGGGAATATTATTCGGTAATATTTCTTTTTGGGTTTTACTTTTTTATTTCTCTGCACCAAGTTTACCAGGCTGGGCGGCCAAAAACTGGTTACCCACCTTATTTACTGAAACTTTACATTTAGACATGTCTATGGCTGGACCAATTGCAACGGTAACCATTTCGATGTCTTCCTTTTTTGGTGTTTTAATTGGAGGTGCCATTTCAGACAGATGGGTGATGAAACATATTAAAGGAAGAATTTACACCAGCGCTATCGGATTGTTTCTTACCATTCCGGCATTGTTTTTATTTGGCTATTGCTGTGACATAACCGCTATTGTTTTTGGCGCTGTCCTTTTTGGACTTGGATTTGGAATATACGACACCAACAACATGCCTATTCTCTGCCAGTTTGTTGCTCCCCGCTACAGAGCTACGGGATATGGAATTATGAATTTTGCAGGTATTTCTGCTGGAGCCGTTATTACAGAGTTTTTAGGAAAAGCCGCTGATAATGGCGGAATGAGACACGTTTTTGTACTGCTATTATTTGTTGTTCTTACTGCAATAGTTTTACAGTTAGTGAGCCTACATCCAAAAACAATAGATATGAAAGAGGATAATGAAGTTTAA
- a CDS encoding GLPGLI family protein, translated as MKTIINRILILIIVLISSNTFAQNDHFVENGVIEFEKKSNMYALITKKIKGETDSYYQAAFESYKKNNPQFKTVKSTLSFSKNKSLYKWEETNQSANNNAWIADDAMANLKNVIATDLDTQTSITQKNVYDDLYLVKDSLRKIDWKITDETREIAGYECRRANAIIIDSVYVVAYYTIQIPFSGGPESFTGLPGTILGLAMPHENMTWFATKVTEIPVSDKDLAPPIKGKPTDNKGLNKILLDALKDWGKWARKTLQAYSL; from the coding sequence ATGAAAACAATAATAAATCGCATTTTAATTTTAATAATTGTATTGATAAGCAGCAATACTTTTGCACAAAATGATCACTTTGTTGAAAATGGCGTAATCGAATTTGAGAAAAAATCAAATATGTATGCTTTGATTACCAAAAAAATAAAAGGTGAAACTGATAGTTATTATCAAGCTGCTTTTGAAAGTTATAAAAAAAACAATCCGCAATTTAAAACCGTAAAAAGTACACTCAGCTTTTCAAAAAACAAGAGTTTATACAAATGGGAAGAAACAAATCAATCAGCAAATAACAATGCTTGGATTGCAGATGATGCAATGGCTAATTTAAAAAATGTTATCGCCACAGATCTTGATACGCAAACCAGTATTACACAAAAAAATGTTTACGATGATTTATACTTAGTAAAAGATAGTTTACGCAAAATTGACTGGAAAATTACCGATGAGACCAGAGAAATCGCAGGTTATGAATGCCGCAGAGCAAATGCCATAATTATTGATTCTGTTTATGTTGTTGCTTATTACACTATTCAAATTCCATTCTCAGGCGGTCCTGAATCTTTTACAGGCTTACCCGGAACAATTTTAGGCTTGGCTATGCCACATGAAAATATGACATGGTTTGCAACAAAAGTTACTGAAATTCCAGTTTCTGACAAAGATTTAGCTCCACCAATTAAAGGCAAACCTACTGACAATAAAGGACTAAACAAAATACTTTTGGATGCTTTGAAAGACTGGGGGAAATGGGCAAGAAAAACATTGCAAGCCTACTCTTTATAA
- a CDS encoding trypsin-like serine protease yields the protein MKFKFFFAIATLWTAGCFGQEISSNKVFKEIALVNGIEFTNPKYDQPKFSCGFLLKYNNETFAVTAKHLLKIIKPEGMTTLSLESYIKNWALYPLNNKSEIVICDKLLNEDKSEKLEAKSTYDNDWLVFSIKESSSNIIPLEIRKTPLTQGEKLYVVGWTRTMENGPQRVYEFEYYKTIANRILLKDILVPEKFGGLSGAPLVDENGLLVGIVSNGTVDPDSNKKFFSPCSVTNLAAFLENRRYVKQ from the coding sequence ATGAAATTTAAATTTTTTTTTGCTATTGCAACTTTATGGACAGCAGGTTGCTTCGGACAGGAGATTTCTTCAAATAAAGTATTCAAAGAAATAGCTTTGGTGAATGGAATCGAATTTACAAACCCGAAATATGATCAGCCAAAATTCAGCTGCGGCTTTCTTTTAAAATATAATAATGAAACATTTGCTGTTACAGCAAAACATCTACTTAAGATTATTAAGCCCGAGGGGATGACAACTTTGTCGTTGGAAAGCTATATTAAAAATTGGGCATTATACCCATTAAACAATAAGTCCGAAATTGTAATTTGTGATAAATTATTAAATGAAGACAAGTCTGAGAAATTGGAAGCCAAGTCAACTTATGACAATGACTGGCTGGTATTTTCCATAAAAGAAAGCTCTTCCAATATTATACCTTTGGAAATAAGAAAGACTCCTTTAACTCAGGGAGAAAAATTATATGTTGTAGGCTGGACCAGAACAATGGAAAATGGTCCTCAAAGGGTATATGAATTTGAATATTATAAAACAATTGCAAATCGTATTTTATTAAAAGATATTCTTGTGCCGGAGAAATTCGGAGGACTTAGTGGAGCTCCATTAGTAGATGAAAATGGTTTACTTGTCGGGATTGTCTCAAATGGGACGGTTGATCCAGATTCAAATAAGAAGTTTTTCTCTCCATGCTCGGTAACGAATTTAGCAGCTTTTTTGGAAAATAGAAGGTATGTTAAACAATAG